The nucleotide sequence ACGCGTGGAAGAGATCTTCACCCGCCTCGGCTACATCGACGTGCAACATTTGGCGCCGCGCATCCAGGCTGAGGTGTTGTTTTTCACCGGCCTCATGGACAACGTCTGCCCACCCAGCTCCCAGTTCGCCGTGTTCAACCGCATCACCGCCCCCAAGGAAATGGTGATGTATCCGGATTTCGCCCACGAAGCGCTGCCCGGCGCCGCGGACCGCACCTTCAATTTTCTTCTCGGTCTTTAATCCCTACTTCATTTTTCGCCCTCCCTCCATGGCTCGCGTCACCCTCTCCCGTCTCACCAAGACCTACCCCGCCGCCCGCAAGAGTCCGGCATTTACCGCCGTCAAGGGCATCGATCTGGAGATCCGCGACGGGGAGTTCATGGTGCTCGTCGGTCCGTCCGGCTGCGGTAAGTCGACCACGCTGCGCATGATCGCCGGGCTGGAGGACATTACGGCCGGCACCATTGCGATCGGCGACGAGATCGTGAACGACCAGCTGCCCAAGGACCGAGGCATCGCGATGGTGTTTCAAAACTACGCGCTCTACCCCCACATGACCGTGGCCGAGAACATGGCCTTCGCCCTCAAATTGGCCAAGACCCCGCGCTCGGAAATTGACCAACGGGTGGCCGCCGCCGCCGAGACTTTGGGCCTCACCAGTATGCTCGATCGCAAACCCGCCGCCCTTTCCGGCGGGCAACGCCAACGCGTCGCGGTCGGTCGCGCCATCGTGCGCCAGCCCCAGGTGTTTCTCTTCGACGAGCCACTGTCCAATCTCGACGCCAAGATGCGCGTCGCCATGCGCACCGAAATCTCGCGCCTGCACGACCAACTCCGCACCACCATGATCTATGTCACCCACGATCAGGTCGAAGCCATGACCATGGGTGATCGCATCTGCGTGATGCGCGGCGGCGAGATCATGCAGGTGGCCGACCCGCTCACCCTCTATCGCCAACCGGCCAATGCCTACGTGGCGGGGTTCATTGGCTCGCCGCCCATGAACCTGATCCACGGCCGCCTCGAATCGCGGGCGGGCGGACCGTTCTTTGTCGAAAACAGCGACGGCTCATCGCGCATGGAAATTGGGCTCAGCGGCACGCCCGCCGCCGATCTCGCCGCGCTCGCCCCCCACGCCGACGTCATCCTCGGCATCCGCCCCGAGGCCATCACCACCGAGCCGCATTCCGGCACGGCCCGCATCGAGGGCACCATTGAACTC is from Synoicihabitans lomoniglobus and encodes:
- a CDS encoding ABC transporter ATP-binding protein, with the translated sequence MARVTLSRLTKTYPAARKSPAFTAVKGIDLEIRDGEFMVLVGPSGCGKSTTLRMIAGLEDITAGTIAIGDEIVNDQLPKDRGIAMVFQNYALYPHMTVAENMAFALKLAKTPRSEIDQRVAAAAETLGLTSMLDRKPAALSGGQRQRVAVGRAIVRQPQVFLFDEPLSNLDAKMRVAMRTEISRLHDQLRTTMIYVTHDQVEAMTMGDRICVMRGGEIMQVADPLTLYRQPANAYVAGFIGSPPMNLIHGRLESRAGGPFFVENSDGSSRMEIGLSGTPAADLAALAPHADVILGIRPEAITTEPHSGTARIEGTIELSEPMGAETHLHVRTAAHTVIARVHADARFNAGTSQPLFVDLAKLHAFDAATEQAIRATP